One genomic region from Gemmatimonadales bacterium encodes:
- a CDS encoding LemA family protein, whose amino-acid sequence MGSILFLVVLVVIVLWVVSAYNGLVALKNQTVNAWKQIDVQLKRRHDLIPNLVNTVKGSMEFEKDTLQAVVDARSKAMASGTGGVKETAAAEGALTGALGKLFVVMERYPDLKSSQNVRDLQEELSSTENKIAFARQLYNDVATGYNTRQQQFPTNLVAGLAKAEIAELWEIEDKAERAVPQVDLSLKKPQG is encoded by the coding sequence ATGGGCTCGATTCTGTTCCTCGTCGTCCTCGTGGTCATCGTCCTGTGGGTGGTGAGCGCCTACAACGGGCTCGTCGCCCTCAAGAACCAGACGGTGAACGCGTGGAAGCAGATTGACGTGCAGCTCAAGCGACGGCACGACCTGATCCCGAACCTGGTCAACACCGTCAAGGGATCGATGGAGTTCGAGAAGGACACCTTGCAGGCGGTGGTGGACGCCCGCTCGAAGGCCATGGCCAGCGGCACCGGCGGCGTGAAGGAGACCGCCGCCGCGGAGGGCGCCCTCACCGGGGCGCTCGGCAAGCTGTTCGTGGTGATGGAGCGCTATCCCGACCTCAAGTCGTCGCAGAACGTGCGCGACCTGCAGGAAGAGTTGTCGAGCACGGAGAACAAGATCGCGTTCGCCCGCCAGCTCTACAACGATGTCGCCACCGGCTACAACACCCGGCAGCAGCAGTTCCCCACCAATCTCGTGGCCGGGCTCGCCAAGGCCGAGATCGCGGAGCTGTGGGAGATCGAGGACAAGGCCGAGCGCGCCGTGCCGCAGGTCGACCTCTCGCTCAAGAAGCCGCAAGGGTGA
- a CDS encoding M48 family metallopeptidase → MTAGANLFEQQARNRRLTVAWLVLFILFFAWLGFGGDLALYLAAAARTEGQVPYRFPWIGVVVTTIAAITAWVSWRKGPQQVLWSTGARELTAPQTFEEKQLVNVVEEMAVAAGLPKPRVYVIDDQDPNAFATGRDAPTACIAVTTGLLAAVNREELQGVIAHEMGHVRNLDVRLMTLIASLVGVIVVLSNGMGRMLRGGGGLLGGRGRKASGPLALAALVVFVLWVITLILAPFISRIMAMAVSRDREYLADATGAELTRNPGALASALQKIETHEAPTTHIKEGAAHLCIADPLGRDVNLKEGRLADLLATHPPMAMRITRLKGMAFQQLKAAGQLPAT, encoded by the coding sequence GTGACGGCGGGCGCGAACCTCTTCGAGCAGCAGGCGCGGAACCGCAGGCTCACGGTGGCCTGGCTGGTGCTGTTCATCCTGTTCTTCGCGTGGCTGGGCTTCGGCGGCGACCTGGCGCTCTACCTCGCCGCCGCCGCCCGCACCGAGGGCCAGGTGCCCTACCGCTTCCCGTGGATCGGCGTCGTGGTCACGACGATCGCGGCGATCACGGCCTGGGTGTCGTGGCGCAAGGGGCCGCAGCAGGTGTTGTGGTCCACCGGGGCGCGGGAGCTGACGGCGCCGCAGACCTTCGAGGAGAAGCAGCTCGTCAACGTCGTGGAGGAGATGGCCGTCGCCGCCGGGCTGCCGAAGCCCCGAGTGTACGTGATCGACGATCAGGACCCCAACGCGTTCGCCACGGGGCGGGACGCGCCCACCGCCTGCATCGCGGTCACGACCGGCCTCCTGGCCGCCGTCAACCGCGAGGAGCTGCAGGGGGTGATCGCGCACGAGATGGGTCACGTGCGCAACCTCGACGTGCGCCTGATGACGCTCATCGCCTCCCTGGTCGGAGTGATCGTGGTGCTGTCCAACGGGATGGGGCGGATGCTGCGCGGCGGCGGGGGCCTGCTGGGCGGCCGGGGACGGAAGGCCAGCGGCCCGCTGGCCCTCGCGGCGCTGGTCGTGTTCGTGCTGTGGGTGATCACGCTGATCCTGGCCCCGTTCATCTCGCGCATCATGGCCATGGCCGTCTCCCGCGACCGGGAGTACCTGGCCGACGCCACCGGAGCCGAGCTGACCCGCAACCCGGGGGCGCTCGCCTCCGCGCTGCAGAAGATCGAGACGCACGAGGCGCCCACCACCCACATCAAGGAAGGCGCCGCCCATCTGTGCATCGCGGACCCGCTGGGGCGCGACGTGAATCTCAAGGAGGGCCGGCTGGCGGACCTCCTCGCGACCCACCCCCCGATGGCGATGCGGATCACGCGCCTCAAGGGCATGGCGTTCCAGCAGCTGAAGGCCGCGGGTCAGCTTCCCGCAACCTGA
- a CDS encoding 1-acyl-sn-glycerol-3-phosphate acyltransferase, translated as MSTPDWLLFALALVLAAGLVLWLTRRATAALRGRMRRWGRRTLLDFQARVARYKLVSRRAIHDELILDPAVVGAMREHMRQEHLTELEVRVRVERYIDEILPFFNVLSYYRLGYNLARLTLDLLYNVTVDYQDEAALERIPRRDMVVYLMNHRSNVDYVVVAYVLARGVAVSYAVGEWARVWPLETIFKSFGSYFVRRRYREPLYHAVLERYVQLITRHGVTQGLFPEGGLSRDGRFQPAKIGLLDYIVGTLRETGFDRDIWLVPVALNYDRTLEDRVLIQECLDPELRLSRARQASSVLQYLVFNAARLVSGRLKRYGRAAVNFGTPLSVRGWLAAQASDVLALPRPSRLPHVQRLADDAMERVRIIVPVTAVALASAALLSFERHVVTLPELLERMREFRDRLLDVNAKVVRADRSIEATWSIARRMFRMRHVVMVTGSSVAIMPRQRPLLEYYANSIAHLLPGADPAIRRMTPVDDRDASLHRLKEPRKRSR; from the coding sequence ATGAGCACCCCGGACTGGCTGCTCTTCGCGCTCGCCCTCGTGCTCGCCGCGGGACTGGTGCTGTGGCTGACGCGGCGTGCCACGGCGGCGCTCCGCGGCCGGATGCGCCGCTGGGGGCGCCGTACCCTGCTCGACTTCCAGGCGCGCGTCGCACGCTACAAGCTCGTCTCCCGCCGCGCCATCCACGACGAGCTGATCCTGGATCCCGCGGTGGTCGGCGCGATGCGCGAGCATATGCGGCAGGAACACCTCACCGAGCTTGAAGTGCGCGTGCGGGTCGAGCGCTACATCGACGAGATCCTGCCGTTCTTCAACGTGCTCTCGTACTACCGGCTTGGCTACAATCTGGCCAGGCTCACGCTCGACCTGCTCTACAACGTGACGGTGGACTACCAAGACGAGGCGGCGCTGGAGCGCATCCCGCGGCGCGACATGGTCGTGTACCTGATGAACCATCGCTCCAACGTGGACTACGTCGTCGTCGCGTACGTGCTGGCCCGGGGCGTCGCGGTGAGCTACGCCGTCGGCGAATGGGCGAGGGTCTGGCCGCTGGAGACGATCTTCAAGTCGTTTGGCTCCTACTTCGTCCGGCGCCGCTACCGCGAGCCGCTCTACCACGCGGTGCTGGAGCGGTACGTGCAGCTGATCACGCGCCACGGCGTCACCCAGGGGCTGTTTCCGGAGGGGGGGCTGTCGCGCGACGGGCGGTTCCAGCCGGCGAAGATCGGCCTCCTCGACTACATCGTCGGCACGCTGCGGGAGACCGGCTTCGATCGCGACATCTGGCTGGTGCCCGTGGCGCTCAACTACGACCGCACCCTGGAGGACCGGGTGCTGATCCAGGAGTGTCTGGATCCCGAGCTGCGGCTCTCCCGTGCGCGCCAGGCCTCCAGCGTCCTCCAGTATCTGGTCTTCAACGCCGCGCGACTCGTCTCCGGCCGTCTCAAGCGCTACGGCCGGGCGGCCGTCAACTTCGGCACGCCACTGTCGGTGCGGGGCTGGCTCGCGGCCCAGGCCAGCGACGTCCTGGCCCTCCCGCGCCCGAGCCGCCTGCCCCACGTCCAGCGCCTGGCGGACGACGCGATGGAGCGGGTCCGCATCATCGTTCCGGTCACGGCGGTGGCGCTCGCGTCCGCCGCCCTGCTGTCGTTCGAGCGGCACGTCGTCACCCTGCCCGAGCTCCTCGAGCGGATGCGCGAGTTCCGCGACCGCCTCCTCGACGTCAACGCCAAGGTGGTGCGCGCCGACCGGTCCATCGAGGCCACCTGGTCCATCGCCCGGCGGATGTTCCGGATGCGGCACGTCGTGATGGTCACCGGTTCGTCCGTCGCCATCATGCCGCGTCAGCGGCCGCTGTTGGAGTACTACGCGAACTCGATCGCCCACCTGCTGCCCGGGGCGGACCCGGCGATCCGCCGGATGACCCCGGTCGACGACCGGGATGCGTCGCTGCACCGACTCAAGGAGCCAAGGAAGCGAAGCCGTTAG
- a CDS encoding HD domain-containing protein encodes MPAPVSIPGLAVGARVEDTFVVWDVEQRTQADGSPFVILTLANSTGRVKTAPFWTSDLHKVEGLQKGAVISVVGDLGTYKADRQLKVASVRPVPHEMADWSRLLPSVGDVAPWWSTVEKWRGDMAEGPWRRAVALFFEDPDFRAQYERCPASLANHHAELGGLLKHTVEVGAIARPMAKACGAAWDLVLSGVLLHDIGKLEAYRWDGPFEMTEAGSLLGHVALGSLMLDRRLDEPDTPVTSETERLLLQHLVLSHHGELEFGSPVRPMTLEAEVLHHADLASAATANLGAALRETANFGEGESVSKPIWSLERRRVYRGPS; translated from the coding sequence ATGCCCGCCCCCGTCTCCATTCCCGGCCTCGCGGTCGGCGCCCGCGTGGAAGACACGTTCGTCGTCTGGGACGTGGAGCAGCGGACCCAGGCCGACGGCAGCCCGTTCGTCATCCTCACCCTCGCGAACAGCACCGGCCGGGTGAAGACCGCCCCGTTCTGGACCTCCGACCTCCACAAGGTCGAGGGCCTCCAGAAGGGGGCCGTCATCAGCGTCGTCGGGGACCTGGGGACGTACAAGGCCGACCGGCAGCTCAAGGTCGCGAGCGTGCGCCCGGTGCCGCACGAGATGGCCGACTGGTCGAGGCTCCTGCCCTCCGTGGGTGACGTCGCGCCGTGGTGGAGCACCGTCGAGAAGTGGCGGGGCGACATGGCCGAGGGCCCGTGGCGGCGCGCGGTCGCGCTGTTCTTCGAGGATCCCGATTTCCGCGCGCAGTACGAGCGCTGCCCCGCCTCTCTGGCCAACCACCACGCCGAGCTCGGCGGCCTGCTGAAGCACACGGTCGAGGTCGGCGCGATCGCCCGCCCGATGGCCAAGGCGTGCGGCGCGGCCTGGGACTTGGTGCTCTCGGGCGTCCTGCTGCACGACATCGGCAAGCTCGAGGCCTATCGCTGGGACGGCCCGTTCGAGATGACCGAGGCGGGCAGCCTGCTGGGACACGTGGCGCTCGGGTCGCTCATGCTCGACCGGCGCCTCGACGAGCCGGACACGCCGGTCACGAGCGAGACGGAGCGCCTGCTGTTGCAGCACCTGGTGCTGAGCCACCACGGCGAGCTGGAGTTCGGCAGTCCGGTGCGTCCGATGACGCTCGAAGCGGAGGTGCTGCACCACGCGGACCTCGCCTCGGCGGCCACGGCGAACCTCGGCGCCGCCCTGCGCGAGACGGCGAACTTCGGCGAAGGCGAGTCGGTGTCGAAGCCGATCTGGTCGCTCGAGCGGCGGCGCGTGTATCGCGGTCCGTCGTGA
- a CDS encoding phosphoribosyltransferase family protein, which produces MSEPRLGAVLFTREAIAARVAEIAAELNARFAGRSPVVVAVLKGATVFLADLLRRLTFGVAVDFVRIASYGAGTSPGEIRFIKDVELPLAGRDVIVVDDIVDSGGTLARLRRALEAHRPASITTVALLRRAPKRRLPPTLDLLGFELTTEAFVAGYGIDCAERFRELDAIYAVEGTG; this is translated from the coding sequence GTGAGCGAGCCCAGGCTGGGCGCCGTGCTGTTCACGCGGGAGGCGATCGCCGCTCGGGTCGCCGAGATCGCGGCCGAGCTCAACGCGCGGTTCGCGGGGCGCTCCCCGGTGGTGGTCGCCGTCCTCAAGGGGGCGACCGTCTTCCTCGCCGACCTGCTGAGGCGGCTCACCTTCGGCGTGGCGGTGGACTTCGTCAGAATCGCTTCCTACGGCGCCGGCACTTCGCCGGGCGAGATCCGCTTCATCAAGGACGTGGAGCTGCCGCTCGCGGGCCGTGACGTGATCGTCGTGGACGACATCGTGGACAGCGGCGGCACGCTGGCGCGTCTCCGCCGGGCCCTGGAGGCGCATCGTCCGGCCTCCATCACCACGGTCGCGCTGCTGCGGCGGGCCCCGAAGCGACGCCTTCCACCCACCCTCGACCTGCTCGGCTTCGAGCTGACGACCGAGGCCTTCGTCGCGGGCTACGGCATCGACTGCGCCGAGCGCTTCCGCGAGCTCGACGCCATCTACGCCGTGGAAGGGACGGGCTGA